The following are from one region of the Bacteroidales bacterium genome:
- a CDS encoding RNA polymerase sigma-70 factor, producing the protein MSAELSGVFCKKVKKLYIYKQNYYMGNAKAIKNIGIKEFEQLFKEYYTGLCFFALRYTEDKEAAEEVVQDVFYTLWEKREKITIKTSVKSYLHIAVRNKCLQKINHLKVKQKYLKAVNEQDKISTIRPDDNLIYNESIEIFNEALSKLPEKCRTIFKMSRFEGLKYKEIAFELSISVKTVEAYITKALKHFRRYFPEYA; encoded by the coding sequence ATGTCCGCAGAACTTTCCGGTGTATTTTGTAAAAAAGTAAAAAAGTTATATATTTATAAGCAAAATTATTATATGGGCAATGCAAAAGCCATAAAAAATATTGGAATAAAAGAATTTGAACAATTATTCAAAGAATATTACACCGGACTGTGTTTTTTTGCATTAAGATATACGGAAGATAAAGAAGCGGCAGAAGAAGTTGTTCAAGATGTCTTTTATACACTCTGGGAAAAAAGGGAAAAAATAACAATTAAAACATCAGTAAAATCATATTTACATATAGCTGTCAGAAATAAATGTTTACAAAAAATAAATCATCTGAAAGTGAAACAAAAATATTTAAAAGCTGTAAACGAGCAAGATAAAATTTCAACAATAAGACCGGATGATAACCTTATTTATAACGAAAGTATTGAGATATTTAATGAAGCATTAAGTAAATTGCCTGAAAAATGCAGAACTATTTTTAAAATGAGCCGTTTCGAAGGGCTGAAATATAAAGAAATTGCGTTTGAATTATCAATATCTGTTAAAACTGTTGAAGCATACATCACAAAGGCATTGAAACATTTTCGCAGATATTTTCCCGAATATGCATAA
- a CDS encoding carboxypeptidase-like regulatory domain-containing protein yields MKNKSFIKSLIAVSLLLFFCLGTVKSASIILGISSKYKTDTYVTVEGQVIDKVTNNPLVFVSVSAVGSNVGTVTNTEGKFTLNIENDLNVSQISFKHLGYKNKIVPLSSLKAKNVTISMEAYVVPIEEVIIRPSNPYELIEEILRKIPENYCVEAYKHMAFYRETIKKRKKYVSISEAVVEIYKAPYDNEMKNDLVKLYKGRKSANVKSQDTLIMKLKGGPQTALLLDIAKNPYILFSDENLENYLFEIDEIANINDNQNYVIKFTQKTKQEYPLFNGKLYVEIKSLAITAAEFSLNLENEAEASKMFVRKKPLFMTITPIATNYVIKFTEYNGKYFFSHARGEVMFKVKWKKKLFNSKYTVMTEIASTDRTNKNVIKYPRNEQLKSSIVFEEKVHPFADPEFWGKYNTIKPEESIENAINKYGVRLKIQNN; encoded by the coding sequence ATGAAAAATAAAAGTTTCATTAAAAGTTTAATCGCAGTTTCATTATTACTTTTCTTTTGTTTGGGAACAGTAAAATCAGCCTCAATTATTTTAGGTATAAGTTCAAAATACAAAACAGACACATATGTAACTGTTGAGGGGCAAGTAATTGATAAAGTTACTAACAACCCTTTGGTTTTTGTATCAGTATCAGCCGTGGGTTCTAATGTAGGAACTGTTACAAACACAGAAGGAAAATTTACATTGAATATTGAAAATGATTTGAATGTAAGTCAAATATCTTTTAAACATCTGGGATATAAAAATAAAATTGTACCGCTTTCATCATTAAAAGCTAAGAATGTTACTATCAGTATGGAAGCTTATGTTGTTCCTATTGAAGAAGTAATTATACGTCCGAGCAATCCTTATGAATTGATTGAAGAAATATTAAGAAAAATTCCTGAAAACTATTGTGTTGAAGCATATAAACATATGGCTTTTTACAGAGAAACAATTAAGAAGAGAAAAAAGTATGTTTCAATTTCAGAAGCTGTAGTTGAAATTTATAAAGCTCCTTATGATAATGAAATGAAAAATGACTTAGTAAAATTGTACAAAGGGCGAAAAAGTGCAAATGTAAAATCTCAAGATACATTAATCATGAAATTAAAAGGAGGACCGCAAACAGCACTTTTGCTTGATATTGCTAAGAATCCTTATATTTTGTTCTCTGATGAAAACTTAGAAAATTATTTATTTGAAATTGATGAAATAGCAAATATCAATGATAATCAAAACTATGTTATTAAGTTTACACAGAAAACAAAACAAGAATATCCTTTATTCAACGGCAAGTTATATGTAGAAATAAAATCATTGGCCATTACTGCTGCTGAATTCAGCTTAAATCTTGAAAACGAAGCAGAAGCAAGTAAAATGTTTGTTCGTAAAAAACCGTTGTTTATGACTATTACTCCTATTGCAACAAATTATGTAATAAAATTTACAGAATATAACGGCAAGTATTTTTTCTCACATGCAAGAGGTGAAGTTATGTTCAAAGTAAAATGGAAGAAAAAACTTTTTAATTCAAAATATACTGTCATGACAGAAATAGCATCTACTGACAGAACAAATAAAAATGTAATAAAATATCCGAGAAATGAACAATTAAAATCATCTATTGTTTTTGAAGAAAAAGTTCATCCTTTTGCAGACCCTGAATTTTGGGGTAAATACAATACAATTAAACCGGAGGAATCAATTGAAAATGCAATTAATAAATATGGAGTAAGGTTAAAAATTCAAAATAATTAA